AGATTTCATGCAGGAAGGAGCATATGCAGCACGAGGTGCAACGATCATTTCTGAACAAAATGAAGCAATCGCTAAAGTGATCCATGAAAAAATGGAACGTGGTGTCACAGTTCTCAAAGGACAGGGTTCATTTACAGGTAAGGATCGAAATGTCTTATATTGCGTTGTTGGAAAAAACGAAATTGTACGGTTAAAAAATATTATCAACTCAGTTGACCCACATGCTTTCGTTGCAGTTAGTGAAGTACATGATGTATTCGGTGAAGGTTTTACTCTTGATGAGAATAAAAGACCGCTTGAAAATTAAATAATTACAAAAAGATAGTCCTACAGCAACTAAATAAGAAGCTGTAGGACTATTCTTATTATTATTCTTCGTTTGTCATACCTGTGTAAATTAAAACTAATCGAACTAACTCTAGAACTGCTACTAACGCAGCTGCAACATATGTTAATGCAGCAGCATCAAGTACCTTTTTCGTTTCACGTTCTTCATCATTTCGAATAATACCTAAAGATACGACTTGGTCCATCGCACGATTCGAAGCATTAAACTCGACTGGCAATGTCACTAATTGGAACAATACAGCCGCCGCCATAAACACAATCCCTAGTAAAATTAAACCAGAGATTTGAGCAAAAATACCCGCTAATATTAATATCCATGAAAAATTCGATCCTAAGTTGGCTACTGGTACGAGTGCATGACGGAAACGTAATGGCGCATAAGAATTATCGTCTTGAATTGCATGTCCAACTTCATGTGCTGCAACCGCTGCGCCAGCAATTGATGTGCCATGGTAATTTTGTGATGATAATCGAATTACTTTTGATCTTGGATCATAATGATCCGTTAACATCCCGTGTGTTTCTTCTACTTTTACATTATATAATCCATTATCATCAAGAATACGACGAGCAACTTCTGCACCCCTCATACCTGAGGATG
The sequence above is a segment of the Bacillus solimangrovi genome. Coding sequences within it:
- a CDS encoding zinc metallopeptidase, whose translation is MGFIVYFALIILIPLFAQMKVKNAYKKYSQVPSSSGMRGAEVARRILDDNGLYNVKVEETHGMLTDHYDPRSKVIRLSSQNYHGTSIAGAAVAAHEVGHAIQDDNSYAPLRFRHALVPVANLGSNFSWILILAGIFAQISGLILLGIVFMAAAVLFQLVTLPVEFNASNRAMDQVVSLGIIRNDEERETKKVLDAAALTYVAAALVAVLELVRLVLIYTGMTNEE